A section of the Amycolatopsis sp. AA4 genome encodes:
- a CDS encoding acyl carrier protein, translating to MTTGHEDGGIDAGIRDEIRRIVADIVEVDVEEIGWNSHFWDELKADSLQGIEILSALERRFRITIEQSALAVMHDVQNTYEVVVAALAAARAGAR from the coding sequence ATGACCACGGGGCACGAGGACGGCGGGATCGACGCCGGGATCCGCGACGAGATCCGCCGGATCGTCGCCGACATCGTCGAGGTCGACGTCGAGGAAATCGGCTGGAACAGCCATTTCTGGGACGAGCTGAAGGCGGATTCCCTGCAGGGGATCGAAATCCTGTCGGCGCTGGAGCGCAGGTTCCGGATCACCATCGAGCAGTCGGCGCTGGCGGTGATGCACGACGTGCAGAACACCTACGAGGTGGTCGTGGCCGCGCTGGCGGCCGCCCGGGCCGGAGCGCGCTGA
- a CDS encoding alpha/beta fold hydrolase: MNSLTAIKFGLNAAAAVSPSLAGKLAFPLFVRTGARAKVRPPEQAVHDAADAERMRVDGKELAVYRWGDSDRRVLLMHGFDSRASSWAALVPGILELGMSAVAFDSFGHGDSEGDRSTIVDTASAARAVAAKYGPFRAVVAHSFGGLCAYHALRTGVPADRLVTIGAVCDFGYLPVLFTGRLGLGGKVADDLRRRSEQYFAPEEDIWNRFSATYRADEAKWPLLVIHDDKDKEIHVSQGRKIAETYPRAEFLETSGLGHRRILGDGEVVARTLEFIARGETG; this comes from the coding sequence GTGAACTCGTTGACTGCCATCAAGTTCGGGCTGAACGCCGCGGCCGCGGTATCGCCGAGCCTCGCGGGGAAACTGGCATTCCCGCTTTTCGTGCGCACGGGCGCCCGCGCCAAGGTGCGCCCGCCCGAACAGGCGGTGCACGACGCCGCCGACGCCGAGCGGATGCGCGTGGACGGCAAGGAACTCGCCGTCTACCGCTGGGGCGACAGCGACCGGCGGGTCCTGCTCATGCACGGCTTCGACAGCCGCGCCTCCAGCTGGGCCGCGCTCGTCCCGGGCATTCTCGAACTGGGCATGTCGGCGGTGGCGTTCGACTCCTTCGGGCACGGGGATTCCGAGGGCGACCGGTCGACGATCGTCGACACCGCGAGCGCCGCGCGGGCGGTGGCCGCGAAATACGGGCCCTTCCGCGCGGTCGTCGCGCACTCCTTCGGCGGCCTCTGCGCCTACCACGCGCTCCGCACCGGCGTGCCGGCCGACCGGCTCGTCACCATCGGGGCGGTGTGCGATTTCGGGTACCTGCCGGTGCTGTTCACCGGGCGGCTGGGGCTCGGCGGCAAGGTCGCCGACGACCTGCGGCGGCGCAGCGAGCAGTACTTCGCGCCGGAAGAGGACATCTGGAACCGGTTCTCCGCGACCTACCGCGCGGACGAGGCCAAGTGGCCGCTGCTGGTGATCCACGACGACAAGGACAAGGAAATCCACGTCTCGCAGGGGCGCAAGATCGCCGAGACGTATCCGCGGGCCGAATTCCTGGAGACCTCCGGGCTCGGGCACCGGCGGATCCTCGGCGACGGCGAGGTCGTCGCCAGGACGCTCGAGTTCATCGCCCGGGGCGAAACCGGGTGA
- a CDS encoding long-chain-fatty-acid--CoA ligase, protein MYYGELQTLDATVAFHARNRPDQVAIRCEDREVTYAQLHRGSNRIARALRAAGAGPGARVVYLGRDSEHYYRLLFACAKAETVLVPVNWRLTAGETEHVLRDSGAHLVFAERDFLTVVKEAGKDLAAPPEVIAVTASDPDGGLDDWARDASAEDIDGTADPDRPIVQMYTSGTTGLPKGVVLAHRSFYAVRDALAGADLDWIDWREGDVSLLGVPGFHIGGLWWALQGFHAGITNVALRTFTSADAVRLVREHRVTTMCVVPAMLQMMLAERAVTDADFASVRKVVYGGSPIGERLLAEAIERIGCEFAQIYGLTESGNTAVCLPPSEHVAGGPRMTAAGRPYPGFALMIKDDAGNPLPAREIGEVWIRTPGHLLEYWGQPEATAETLVDGWLRTGDAGYLDEEGFLFICDRIKDTIIVAGENVYPAEVENALGKHPAVTEAAVVGVPDERWGEAVHAFVVLAPGAEASARELTVFLSGRLAGFKTPTSYEYVDRLPRNASGKILRRQLRDSFWQDAARKVN, encoded by the coding sequence ATGTACTACGGCGAGCTGCAGACCCTCGACGCGACGGTCGCGTTCCACGCCCGGAACCGGCCCGACCAGGTCGCGATCCGCTGCGAGGACCGCGAGGTCACCTACGCGCAACTGCACCGCGGCAGCAACCGCATCGCCCGCGCGCTGCGGGCGGCGGGGGCCGGGCCGGGCGCCCGGGTGGTCTACCTCGGCCGGGATTCCGAGCACTACTACCGTCTGTTGTTCGCCTGCGCCAAGGCGGAAACCGTGCTGGTGCCGGTCAACTGGCGGCTCACCGCGGGCGAGACCGAGCACGTGCTGCGCGATTCGGGCGCGCACCTCGTCTTCGCCGAGCGCGATTTCCTCACCGTGGTCAAGGAAGCGGGCAAGGACCTGGCGGCACCACCCGAGGTCATTGCCGTCACCGCTTCCGACCCCGACGGCGGTCTCGACGATTGGGCGCGCGACGCCTCCGCCGAGGACATCGACGGCACGGCCGACCCGGACCGCCCGATCGTGCAGATGTACACGAGCGGGACCACGGGTCTGCCCAAGGGCGTCGTGCTGGCGCACCGCAGCTTCTACGCGGTCCGCGACGCGCTCGCCGGAGCGGACCTCGACTGGATCGACTGGCGGGAGGGCGACGTCAGCCTGCTCGGGGTGCCGGGGTTCCACATCGGCGGCCTGTGGTGGGCGCTGCAGGGTTTCCACGCGGGCATCACGAACGTCGCACTGCGCACGTTCACCAGCGCCGACGCGGTGCGCCTGGTGCGCGAGCACCGCGTCACGACCATGTGCGTCGTCCCGGCGATGCTGCAGATGATGCTCGCCGAGCGCGCGGTGACCGACGCGGACTTCGCGAGCGTGCGGAAGGTCGTCTACGGCGGCTCGCCGATCGGGGAGCGGCTGCTCGCGGAGGCCATCGAGCGGATCGGCTGCGAGTTCGCGCAGATCTACGGCCTGACCGAGTCCGGCAACACCGCGGTCTGCCTCCCGCCGTCCGAGCACGTCGCCGGGGGACCGCGGATGACCGCGGCGGGCCGCCCGTACCCCGGGTTCGCGCTGATGATCAAGGACGACGCCGGGAACCCGCTGCCCGCGAGGGAGATCGGCGAGGTCTGGATCCGCACCCCGGGGCACCTGCTGGAGTACTGGGGACAGCCGGAAGCCACGGCCGAGACCCTCGTGGACGGCTGGCTGCGCACCGGGGACGCGGGCTACCTCGACGAGGAGGGCTTCCTCTTCATCTGCGACCGGATCAAGGACACGATCATCGTCGCGGGCGAGAACGTCTACCCGGCCGAGGTGGAGAACGCGCTGGGCAAGCACCCGGCCGTGACCGAGGCCGCCGTCGTCGGCGTCCCGGACGAGCGGTGGGGCGAGGCGGTGCACGCCTTCGTCGTGCTCGCGCCCGGGGCCGAGGCGAGCGCCCGCGAGCTGACGGTCTTCCTTTCCGGGCGCCTCGCCGGGTTCAAGACACCGACCAGTTACGAGTACGTCGACCGGCTGCCCCGCAACGCCAGCGGAAAAATCCTGCGGCGGCAGCTCAGAGACTCCTTCTGGCAGGACGCCGCTCGTAAGGTGAATTGA